One Cryptomeria japonica chromosome 9, Sugi_1.0, whole genome shotgun sequence genomic window carries:
- the LOC131073954 gene encoding 2-methylene-furan-3-one reductase, translating into MSKMQKAWFYNEYGPLDVLQFGDFPVPKPGPGQMLVKIRAAALNPVDFKRREGLFRNNDSDFPAVPGCDMCGVVEEVGEGVSKFKKGDEVYSDIQYFTSEKPKDCGTLAQYTVVEEDLTAIKPKNLSFEEAASLPLSLLTAQQAFDDVNFQKGWSIFIVGGAGGVGSLAIQLAKHVYGASRIVSTCSTGKVDFVKSLGADLVVDYTRQSYEQVDEKFDFVFDTIGESMKSYVVGKEEAPIIDIAAFYDHHPRAEYLSLVPSAANLERLQEYIESGKPKPVIDPKSPYAFSEVLEAFKHQESCRARGKIVISPIE; encoded by the exons ATGAGCAAAATGCAGAAGGCATGGTTCTACAATGAGTATGGACCTCTCGATGTTTTGCAATTTGGGGATTTCCCTGTTCCAAAGCCAGGGCCCGGTCAGATGTTGGTTAAAATCCGCGCAGCTGCTCTAAATCCTGTGGATTTCAAGCGGCGAGAAGGTTTGTTCCGGAATAACGACTCCGACTTTCCA GCTGTGCCGGGGTGCGATATGTGTGGAGTGGTCGAGGAAGTGGGCGAGGGTGTGAGCAAGTTTAAGAAGGGCGACGAGGTTTACAGTGACATTCAATACTTCACATCCGAGAAGCCCAAAGACTGCGGTACTCTTGCTCAGTACACAGTTGTGGAAGAAGATCTCACCGCCATCAAGCCAAAAAATCTGTCTTTTGAGGAAGCCGCCAGTTTGCCGCTGTCTCTGTTAACTGCCCAGCAGGCCTTCGACGACGTCAATTTTCAAAAGGGGTGGAGCATCTTTATTGTGGGAGGCGCTGGCGGCGTGGGGAGCCTGGCGATCCAGCTGGCAAAGCATGTGTACGGAGCTTCCAGAATTGTTTCGACTTGCAGTACGGGGAAAGTGGATTTTGTGAAAAGCTTGGGGGCTGATCTGGTGGTGGATTATACCAGGCAGAGCTACGAGCAAGTGGATGAGAAATTCGATTTCGTTTTCGACACCATAG GTGAGTCGATGAAGTCTTATGTGGTTGGCAAGGAAGAGgctccaatcatagacattgcaGCGTTTTATGATCATCATCCGAGGGCTGAATATCTTTCTCTGGTACCTTCAGCCGCCAATCTGGAGAGGCTTCAAGAGTACATAGAGAGCGGGAAACCGAAGCCTGTGATCGATCCCAAGAGCCCGTATGCGTTTTCTGAGGTTTTGGAAGCTTTCAAGCATCAGGAAAGCTGCCGAGCAAGAGGGAAGATTGTTATTTCCCCCATTGAGTAA
- the LOC131858604 gene encoding 2-methylene-furan-3-one reductase-like: MVNAWFYKEYGSVDVLQFGEIEASSAGPGHVLIKVRAAALNPADYKIRQYGMGRSADAPFPVVPGFDVAGVYIVDIAPLPPHLRAVQFIVKPRGSNLERLGKYIESGKLKAVIDPKNPYTFSDVLEAFKHLESGRARGKIVISPIE; encoded by the exons ATGGTGAATGCGTGGTTTTACAAGGAGTATGGATCTGTAGACGTTCTGCAGTTTGGGGAAATCGAAGCTTCAAGTGCAGGGCCGGGCCACGTTTTGATTAAAGTTCGGGCAGCTGCTCTCAATCCTGCGGATTACAAGATTCGCCAATATGGCATGGGCCGCAGCGCGGATGCCCCTTTTCCT GTAGTGCCGGGGTTTGACGTGGCAGGCGTGTACATTGTAGACATTGCACCCTTACCTCCGCATCTGAGAGCAGTGCAGTTTATTGTGAAGCCCCGAGGCAGCAACCTGGAAAGGCTAGGCAAATACATAGAGAGTGGGAAACTGAAGGCTGTGATTGACCCAAAGAACCCGTATACTTTTTCTGATGTTTTGGAGGCATTCAAACACCTAGAGAGCGGGCGAGCGAGAGGAAAGATTGTGATTTCCCCCATTGAATGA